The Fictibacillus arsenicus genome contains a region encoding:
- a CDS encoding TAXI family TRAP transporter solute-binding subunit: MKKGIALFFVLLLAFSLAACGQKIDTPSEKEKSGESPALNLDRISIVTGGTGGTYYPLGGEMAKIIGDELDVEANSQASGASVENMQLIQDGDADIAFTQTDIASYAAEGKEMFKEKVDQIAGIGTLYPETIQIVTLKDSGIKSVEDLKGKKVSVGAPGSGTFANAEQILKIHGMTMEDITAQHLSFDESTEGIQDGNIQAAFITAGTPTGAVDALSATKPVTILPIADDKIKELIEAYPYYIEDTVKSGTYKLEADVKTVAVLSMLTVRKDMDEDAVYQITKAIFENTDKISHAKGELISSEKAVEGMGIDFHPGAKKYFEEKGILK; the protein is encoded by the coding sequence ATGAAAAAGGGGATCGCGTTATTTTTCGTATTACTTCTTGCTTTCTCATTGGCCGCTTGCGGACAAAAGATTGACACTCCATCTGAAAAAGAGAAATCAGGAGAAAGTCCTGCTCTAAATCTTGATCGAATCAGTATTGTTACAGGTGGAACGGGCGGTACATACTATCCACTCGGTGGAGAAATGGCAAAAATTATCGGTGATGAGTTAGACGTAGAAGCGAACTCACAAGCATCGGGTGCTTCGGTTGAAAACATGCAGCTTATACAAGATGGAGATGCTGATATAGCATTTACACAGACAGATATTGCAAGTTACGCTGCTGAAGGCAAGGAAATGTTTAAAGAGAAAGTAGATCAAATCGCAGGAATCGGTACACTATATCCTGAGACAATTCAAATTGTTACGCTTAAAGACAGCGGTATTAAAAGTGTTGAAGATCTAAAAGGGAAAAAAGTTTCAGTAGGGGCGCCAGGAAGTGGAACATTCGCTAACGCAGAACAAATCTTGAAGATTCATGGCATGACGATGGAAGATATTACAGCTCAGCATCTTTCATTTGATGAGTCTACTGAAGGGATTCAGGATGGAAACATTCAAGCTGCATTTATTACAGCAGGTACACCAACAGGGGCTGTTGATGCATTATCGGCTACAAAACCAGTAACTATCTTACCGATCGCTGATGATAAGATTAAAGAGCTTATTGAAGCTTATCCGTACTACATTGAGGATACGGTGAAAAGCGGAACATATAAATTAGAAGCAGACGTGAAAACGGTAGCGGTTCTATCCATGCTGACTGTTCGTAAAGACATGGATGAAGACGCAGTATACCAGATCACAAAAGCAATCTTTGAGAACACAGATAAGATCAGTCACGCTAAAGGAGAGCTGATCTCATCTGAAAAAGCTGTAGAGGGTATGGGGATTGATTTCCATCCAGGCGCTAAAAAGTATTTTGAAGAAAAAGGAATTTTAAAATAA
- a CDS encoding NADH:flavin oxidoreductase, with protein MSKHVFSSYTLGPLSLKNRYLVAPMTRISAEENGAANDTMTRYYERFAKGGFAAIISEGIYIDRLYSQGYRNQPGLASEEHVEAWKDVVSAVKNNGAKMIAQLMHAGGQSQANAYTEITVGPSSTAPKGEQLGFYHGSGPFKTPKVMDAKDIEQVIHAFAAAAVNAKKAGFDGVEIHGANGYLLDEFLTDYLNNRNDDYGPSIEKGLNLFVRVIEAVRKTTGPDFTVGVRISQGKVSDQTYKWGNGENDAALIFSTLGKTDIDYIHVTDKDGSAPGFGEGTKSLAEAAKAFGNGKTVIANGMLHDVEKAETIIKNGQADLISIGTGALANPDLPLLLEKGERLKPFQPQEILMPIAYIKEAELEYELVNK; from the coding sequence ATGTCTAAACATGTATTCTCTTCTTACACACTTGGTCCTCTTTCATTAAAAAACAGATATTTGGTCGCTCCAATGACACGAATCAGCGCGGAGGAAAATGGCGCTGCAAACGATACGATGACTCGCTATTATGAACGTTTCGCTAAAGGCGGTTTTGCGGCTATTATCTCTGAGGGAATTTACATTGATAGATTATACAGTCAGGGATACAGAAACCAGCCAGGGCTTGCTTCAGAGGAGCACGTTGAGGCGTGGAAAGACGTTGTAAGTGCCGTGAAAAACAACGGAGCAAAAATGATTGCCCAGTTGATGCATGCCGGTGGTCAAAGTCAAGCAAATGCCTATACCGAAATAACGGTCGGCCCTTCCAGCACTGCACCTAAAGGAGAACAACTAGGCTTTTACCATGGTTCCGGACCTTTTAAAACACCAAAAGTGATGGACGCGAAGGATATCGAGCAAGTCATCCATGCATTTGCAGCAGCAGCAGTTAATGCTAAGAAAGCTGGTTTCGATGGTGTTGAGATTCACGGAGCAAACGGATATTTACTCGATGAATTTTTGACGGATTACTTGAATAACCGCAATGACGATTATGGTCCTTCAATTGAAAAAGGATTGAATCTATTTGTGAGAGTAATTGAGGCGGTAAGAAAAACAACAGGGCCAGACTTCACAGTTGGAGTCCGTATCTCGCAAGGGAAGGTATCCGATCAGACATACAAATGGGGAAATGGGGAAAATGATGCCGCTTTGATTTTTTCAACACTTGGCAAAACAGACATTGATTATATTCACGTAACGGATAAAGACGGATCTGCACCAGGCTTTGGGGAAGGAACAAAATCATTAGCTGAAGCAGCAAAAGCTTTTGGAAATGGAAAGACTGTTATAGCAAACGGAATGCTGCATGACGTTGAAAAAGCCGAAACTATTATAAAAAATGGGCAAGCAGATCTAATTAGCATTGGAACAGGAGCTCTCGCCAATCCTGACCTTCCTCTTTTATTGGAAAAAGGTGAACGATTAAAACCGTTTCAACCTCAAGAAATTTTAATGCCGATCGCTTATATTAAAGAAGCAGAACTTGAATATGAACTTGTGAACAAATAA
- a CDS encoding DUF2254 domain-containing protein gives MFRMNLLDNYLKKYTKMSERELSHTVQSNMWFTPVLYVIFSSLLVSVTLTTDLKYDLGDQMRPFFAVDYDLTRNLVGTLTAAILTLTTFTFNLILVVFTTFSGQFSPRMLKNFIASKSTQRVLGIFTSSFIYMLLSFLFLNKRMAEYYFAVPLLAAIIAAFSMGTFIFFINHAVAWLQVNQMTYDMKREALSIVKNTLEDEVDPYKVNDLSTVNSDICENKGNSISAGKSGYIQLVDFISIIKEAEKDDIVIQLEYTIGSYVFASTPIITYWKNGENEVDEQKYMSLISIGRRQTEVQDIEFSINKLVEVAIRSLGNYDPKTATNAIYQLGEVLASISRNSIFSKYLVDKNNNLRVVLQERDFSHYLYNAFGYIRHYAKDNVIVCTEILKVLDLMAKSLNKRDYNAVWEFGVFTARGFEDLFLFTLDYQQFHIALQNLAVTTKHEKEFEKFMEKRKSEFNNLKNPDI, from the coding sequence ATGTTTAGGATGAATCTGCTTGATAATTATCTAAAGAAATATACAAAAATGTCTGAGAGGGAACTATCTCATACTGTTCAATCTAATATGTGGTTTACTCCCGTGCTTTATGTTATTTTTTCTTCTCTATTAGTGAGTGTTACACTAACCACTGATCTAAAGTACGATTTAGGAGATCAGATGCGCCCTTTTTTTGCGGTAGATTATGATCTAACACGAAATCTAGTGGGAACACTTACAGCTGCGATTTTAACGCTGACTACCTTTACCTTTAACTTAATTCTAGTTGTTTTTACAACATTTTCAGGCCAGTTTTCACCCCGAATGCTCAAAAATTTTATTGCAAGTAAGTCAACACAGCGCGTGCTGGGCATATTTACATCGAGTTTTATCTATATGTTATTGAGTTTTCTATTTTTGAATAAAAGAATGGCGGAATATTATTTTGCTGTTCCTTTGCTTGCGGCAATCATTGCTGCATTTTCAATGGGAACGTTTATCTTTTTTATTAATCATGCAGTCGCCTGGCTGCAAGTAAACCAGATGACATACGACATGAAAAGAGAAGCGTTATCTATTGTTAAAAATACGTTAGAGGATGAAGTTGATCCTTACAAAGTAAACGATTTAAGCACGGTTAACAGTGATATCTGTGAGAATAAGGGTAATTCTATATCGGCTGGAAAATCAGGCTACATTCAGTTGGTAGACTTTATTTCTATTATTAAAGAAGCTGAAAAAGATGATATTGTGATCCAGCTCGAATATACGATTGGCAGTTATGTGTTTGCTTCAACACCAATTATCACGTATTGGAAAAATGGTGAAAATGAAGTTGATGAACAAAAATATATGTCTCTTATCAGTATTGGAAGAAGGCAGACGGAAGTTCAAGATATAGAGTTCAGCATCAATAAACTGGTTGAAGTTGCGATAAGATCTCTCGGGAATTATGATCCGAAAACTGCGACAAACGCCATCTACCAGCTTGGAGAAGTCCTTGCTTCGATTTCTCGGAATTCTATATTCTCCAAGTATTTAGTAGATAAGAACAATAATTTGCGAGTCGTTTTACAAGAAAGAGACTTTAGTCATTATTTATATAATGCTTTTGGCTATATCAGGCACTATGCAAAAGATAATGTAATAGTGTGCACCGAAATATTGAAAGTGCTGGATCTGATGGCGAAATCGCTTAATAAGCGTGATTATAATGCGGTATGGGAATTTGGAGTGTTCACAGCAAGAGGATTTGAAGACCTTTTTTTGTTTACATTAGATTATCAGCAATTCCACATTGCCCTACAAAACTTAGCCGTTACGACAAAACATGAAAAAGAGTTTGAAAAGTTCATGGAGAAAAGGAAAAGTGAATTCAATAACTTGAAAAACCCGGACATTTAA
- a CDS encoding sulfite exporter TauE/SafE family protein yields the protein MEFFYILLGLCIGIFSGFFGIGGGFILTPVLILFGIPPLSAIGTSLMYSIGTSVSGVAAHLRYKNIIWKTAAVIGFVGVLATQVAHPLVVWLERMGYDDTIIPVFYILLLAYFALSLLYKQSKHNKSTESGQRQISFSLVKVVFIGFTGGFISATLGVGGGFVMVPLLISMMNFPSRKAVGTSLVSVFLIVTAGFLTYAASIQLDYKLGILLILGALVGTQLGAKLTTIYSNEQIQKYLGALYITILTSVILKLFNFDKAGLGVITIYVLTLLILFLRETISHTKRKTSTS from the coding sequence TTGGAATTTTTCTATATATTACTTGGATTGTGCATTGGTATATTCTCAGGATTTTTCGGCATTGGCGGAGGCTTTATTCTGACGCCGGTACTTATTTTGTTTGGGATTCCTCCACTCTCTGCGATTGGGACGAGTTTGATGTATTCGATCGGGACGAGCGTGTCAGGCGTTGCTGCTCACTTGCGGTATAAGAATATTATCTGGAAAACTGCTGCTGTCATCGGTTTTGTTGGTGTACTAGCGACTCAAGTGGCTCATCCGCTTGTAGTATGGCTTGAGAGAATGGGTTATGACGATACAATCATCCCGGTTTTCTATATTTTGCTTCTTGCATACTTTGCACTTTCCCTGCTTTATAAACAATCAAAACACAACAAAAGTACTGAATCAGGCCAAAGGCAAATTTCTTTTTCTTTGGTGAAAGTCGTTTTCATTGGATTTACCGGAGGTTTTATTTCTGCGACCCTTGGTGTTGGCGGAGGCTTTGTAATGGTGCCCTTGCTGATCTCAATGATGAACTTCCCCTCCAGAAAAGCAGTCGGAACAAGTTTGGTCAGTGTTTTCTTAATCGTAACGGCTGGTTTCTTAACGTACGCAGCATCCATTCAGCTCGACTACAAACTTGGCATTCTCTTAATCCTGGGGGCTTTAGTCGGCACACAGCTTGGCGCTAAACTAACGACCATTTATTCGAACGAACAAATTCAAAAATATTTAGGAGCTCTATACATCACGATTTTAACCTCTGTTATATTGAAGCTTTTCAATTTTGATAAAGCTGGTCTAGGAGTAATCACGATCTACGTCTTAACATTACTAATCCTCTTCTTAAGAGAAACGATCTCGCATACAAAAAGAAAGACGTCTACCTCATAA
- a CDS encoding DUF1850 domain-containing protein — MKRIIGIILILSVLAAASLYPIFLRVVVEDGETGEPLAYMNIKPEEEFSIKYIHSIHRTPVLETYHMNGEGMIIQTEMRFEEFGVGMPSGATGTEVFTQKDGTYILSNMNRTFPLLDIRTGQIIANHTLLYDGHEYPFSSFSEKGSWVRIKTEKVNVWQWLIGGKKLG, encoded by the coding sequence ATGAAGAGAATAATTGGAATCATTTTGATCCTAAGTGTCCTCGCTGCCGCCAGCCTGTATCCAATTTTTTTAAGGGTGGTTGTAGAAGATGGTGAGACAGGTGAACCGTTAGCTTATATGAACATAAAACCTGAAGAAGAATTTAGTATCAAATACATCCACTCGATCCATCGAACGCCAGTCCTGGAAACCTATCATATGAATGGGGAAGGAATGATTATTCAGACTGAAATGCGTTTTGAGGAATTTGGAGTAGGGATGCCTTCTGGGGCGACCGGAACTGAGGTCTTCACACAAAAAGATGGGACTTATATCTTGTCCAACATGAACCGGACTTTTCCTTTACTAGATATTCGAACCGGACAAATCATCGCCAATCACACGCTTCTGTATGATGGACATGAGTATCCCTTCTCTAGCTTTAGTGAAAAAGGATCTTGGGTTCGAATAAAGACAGAGAAGGTAAATGTATGGCAATGGTTGATTGGAGGGAAAAAACTTGGATAA
- a CDS encoding serine/threonine protein kinase, whose protein sequence is MITEFLKGLQRTLFDRPLKPGLLIQERYRITEVLGMGSYGITYLALDNLTKTTVVLKQLRKTKAKTKSGLRSFQRESEILKAVNHPQVPKLLDEFQNNKGLFITMEWVQGETFEDLIFRDQHSYNEKETKAILLELLNIIESFHEKDIIHRDLRIPNIIQRNGTLHIIDFGLACFLSDEETLDPDDHPEKLRMQPVTVESDLFALGHFALFLLYSSYDPQSKKEKSWEEELTISHSFKAALRNMLQLDEPFHSVAEARSALNQI, encoded by the coding sequence ATGATCACTGAATTCCTAAAAGGTCTTCAAAGAACACTATTTGATAGACCTCTTAAACCGGGTCTCCTCATTCAAGAACGTTATCGTATTACCGAAGTGTTAGGGATGGGGAGTTACGGAATTACTTATTTAGCACTTGATAACCTAACAAAAACTACCGTTGTTCTGAAGCAGCTTCGAAAAACAAAGGCAAAAACAAAAAGCGGACTCCGGTCTTTCCAGAGAGAGTCTGAAATTCTTAAAGCAGTGAATCACCCACAAGTCCCAAAGCTTCTAGATGAATTTCAAAATAATAAAGGTTTATTTATCACTATGGAATGGGTACAGGGAGAGACTTTTGAGGATCTGATCTTTCGCGATCAGCACTCGTACAATGAAAAAGAAACCAAAGCCATTTTACTGGAGCTTTTAAACATTATTGAGTCCTTTCACGAAAAAGACATCATACACCGTGATCTTCGCATACCGAATATCATTCAGCGAAATGGAACGCTGCACATCATTGATTTTGGACTGGCTTGTTTTTTATCAGATGAAGAAACGTTAGATCCTGATGACCATCCCGAAAAACTGCGAATGCAACCCGTCACCGTTGAAAGCGATCTTTTTGCACTTGGTCATTTTGCCTTGTTTCTCCTCTATTCTTCCTATGATCCTCAATCTAAAAAGGAAAAGAGCTGGGAAGAGGAATTAACGATTTCACATTCATTCAAGGCCGCACTTCGCAACATGCTGCAGCTGGACGAGCCTTTTCATTCAGTTGCGGAAGCCCGATCTGCATTAAACCAAATATAA
- a CDS encoding DUF2198 family protein yields MMEYVFAALFPVFLLLLFNRVLFSKFLPLGITILILIFGLDGLHQPLPLQIIAGISTIIGFFLGLKIYKKQKRKVK; encoded by the coding sequence ATGATGGAGTATGTTTTTGCGGCTCTGTTTCCAGTGTTCTTGCTGCTGTTATTTAACAGAGTGTTATTTTCAAAGTTTCTGCCGTTAGGGATCACCATTTTAATATTAATTTTCGGGTTAGATGGTTTACATCAGCCGCTGCCGCTCCAAATCATTGCTGGAATTTCTACAATTATAGGCTTTTTTCTTGGGTTGAAAATCTATAAAAAACAAAAGAGAAAAGTAAAATAG
- a CDS encoding MGMT family protein, with the protein MERFTEAVINIIKSIPPGKVMSYGQIAKAAGSPRGARQVVRILHSMSGKYNLPWHRVINSKGEIGIQDEELFFTQKSLLEDEGVQIKGKRTIDMEKYRYQPDGDEYL; encoded by the coding sequence GTGGAGCGTTTTACCGAAGCGGTAATCAATATCATAAAAAGCATACCGCCTGGAAAAGTAATGTCGTATGGCCAGATCGCAAAGGCAGCCGGAAGCCCTAGAGGGGCAAGGCAGGTTGTCCGTATTCTGCATTCGATGAGTGGAAAATACAACTTGCCATGGCATAGAGTAATAAATTCAAAAGGTGAAATCGGAATTCAGGATGAGGAATTGTTTTTTACTCAAAAATCGCTGTTGGAAGACGAGGGAGTGCAAATTAAAGGAAAAAGAACAATTGATATGGAAAAATATAGATACCAGCCAGATGGTGATGAGTATCTATAA
- a CDS encoding TRAP transporter permease, producing MEKYDPEAGFRKLKGALYWITLIGLVAFSLFQLYTAIFGVLPAQLQRTIHLGFALTLIFLLFPASKKKKEKKPLFQVAWYDMILAVLSIAVGSYWYIFMDDLVMRVGRLTTQDFIIGLIAILLVLEATRRVVGLPITIIASMFLLYAYLGPFMPGFLEHKGLSIERIVRTMFFTTEGILGTPLAVSSTYIFLFLLFGAFLVKTGVGEYFNDLSIVIAGRRVGGPAKVAIFSSALQGTISGSSVANVVTSGAFTIPMMKRLGYDKNFAGAVEAASSTGGQIMPPVMGAAAFLMVEFIGGGITYWDIAKAAAIPAILYFAGIWIMTHFEAKRIGLRGLSREEMPETKRVIKQIYLLIPIFVVIFLLMSGMSVTKAALWSIVSAIAVGMFNKQTRMGPKLFVEALADGARTALGVAAATAAAGMIVGVVTVTGVGLKMANGLLELSGGYLIPTLILTMIASLVLGMGSPTTANYVITSTIAAPAILLFGVPDLSAHMFVFYFGIIADITPPVALAAFAAAGVSGGEPIRTGIISSKLAIAAFIIPYIFVISPQLMLIDTTWTEAVWVISTAFVGMIAIGAGMIGYWMRPLNWLERIPAVVIGFLLIYPEGIYSVIGLAAFALMLGSQYWLLKKDNTQAPSSPAV from the coding sequence ATGGAAAAGTATGATCCTGAAGCAGGATTCAGGAAGTTAAAAGGTGCACTTTATTGGATTACACTGATTGGTCTTGTTGCTTTTTCTTTATTCCAGCTATATACAGCAATTTTCGGCGTATTGCCCGCACAGCTGCAACGGACAATTCATTTAGGTTTTGCTCTTACTCTGATCTTTTTATTATTTCCAGCATCTAAAAAGAAAAAAGAGAAAAAGCCGCTATTTCAGGTGGCTTGGTATGACATGATTCTCGCTGTTTTATCCATAGCAGTAGGATCATATTGGTACATATTTATGGACGATCTCGTCATGAGGGTTGGAAGACTAACCACGCAAGATTTTATTATTGGTCTAATCGCTATCCTTCTTGTTTTAGAAGCAACAAGACGTGTTGTAGGACTTCCGATTACAATCATTGCAAGCATGTTTTTGCTTTACGCGTATCTCGGGCCATTTATGCCGGGGTTCTTAGAGCATAAAGGATTAAGCATTGAGCGTATTGTAAGAACTATGTTTTTTACAACAGAGGGTATTCTAGGTACTCCTCTGGCTGTTTCGTCAACTTATATCTTCTTGTTCCTCTTGTTTGGAGCGTTTCTCGTTAAAACAGGAGTTGGGGAGTATTTTAATGATTTATCAATCGTGATTGCAGGAAGACGTGTAGGTGGACCTGCTAAGGTAGCCATTTTCTCAAGTGCTCTTCAAGGTACAATAAGTGGAAGTTCAGTTGCTAACGTTGTAACGTCAGGTGCTTTTACAATTCCCATGATGAAACGTTTAGGCTATGATAAAAACTTTGCAGGCGCCGTTGAAGCAGCTTCTTCTACAGGGGGACAGATCATGCCGCCGGTAATGGGTGCGGCTGCGTTCCTTATGGTGGAATTTATTGGGGGAGGCATCACGTATTGGGATATCGCCAAAGCTGCTGCTATCCCTGCGATTCTTTATTTCGCGGGAATCTGGATCATGACCCACTTTGAAGCGAAACGAATTGGTCTTAGAGGACTTTCGCGAGAAGAGATGCCTGAGACAAAAAGAGTCATCAAACAAATTTACTTATTGATACCGATTTTTGTGGTTATTTTTCTATTAATGAGCGGGATGAGTGTAACGAAAGCGGCTCTATGGTCGATCGTTAGTGCGATTGCCGTTGGTATGTTCAATAAGCAAACTCGTATGGGACCGAAGCTCTTTGTTGAAGCATTAGCCGATGGTGCCAGAACGGCTCTTGGCGTTGCTGCAGCTACAGCAGCTGCGGGTATGATCGTCGGTGTTGTAACAGTGACTGGTGTCGGTCTCAAAATGGCGAATGGCTTGCTTGAACTTTCAGGCGGTTATTTAATTCCAACATTGATTTTAACGATGATCGCGTCCCTTGTACTAGGAATGGGATCGCCAACAACAGCAAACTATGTAATCACATCTACCATTGCAGCACCAGCCATTCTATTATTTGGTGTTCCGGATCTTTCGGCGCATATGTTCGTGTTCTATTTTGGGATAATCGCTGATATTACACCTCCAGTAGCACTGGCAGCTTTTGCAGCAGCTGGTGTATCAGGTGGTGAACCGATACGAACGGGAATCATATCGTCGAAACTTGCTATTGCTGCGTTCATTATTCCGTACATCTTCGTTATCTCACCTCAGCTTATGCTGATTGATACGACTTGGACAGAAGCTGTATGGGTCATTTCGACGGCATTTGTTGGAATGATTGCTATTGGGGCAGGGATGATCGGATATTGGATGCGTCCTCTTAATTGGCTAGAGAGAATACCAGCAGTTGTGATTGGATTCTTGCTTATCTATCCCGAAGGTATCTACAGTGTGATCGGTCTTGCTGCGTTTGCTCTTATGCTAGGAAGCCAATATTGGCTATTGAAAAAAGACAATACACAAGCTCCATCATCACCGGCAGTATAG
- a CDS encoding GNAT family N-acetyltransferase, whose translation MKTLQNPVIKNAEINDKETIKNLMQFYFYDFSEFVEAYVGNNGLFDEYTYLNNYWEEKERFPYLIEKEGKIAGFILVREVQDKDKRYWSISEFFIMKKFRLSGLGKYAAHQVFQIHKGNWEVFQIESNKPAQAFWRKVIKDYTDEQFAERTEEGKVIQAFCS comes from the coding sequence ATGAAAACCTTGCAGAATCCGGTGATTAAAAACGCAGAAATAAATGATAAAGAAACGATTAAAAATTTAATGCAATTTTACTTTTATGACTTCTCGGAGTTTGTTGAAGCGTACGTTGGAAACAACGGATTGTTTGATGAGTATACTTATTTGAACAACTATTGGGAAGAAAAAGAGAGATTTCCTTATCTGATCGAAAAAGAGGGAAAAATAGCAGGATTTATCTTAGTAAGAGAAGTTCAAGATAAAGATAAGCGCTACTGGTCAATATCGGAATTTTTTATTATGAAAAAATTCCGTCTTAGCGGGTTAGGAAAATATGCAGCACATCAAGTATTTCAAATACATAAAGGGAATTGGGAAGTTTTCCAGATTGAGAGTAACAAACCTGCTCAGGCTTTTTGGAGAAAGGTGATCAAAGATTATACAGATGAGCAGTTTGCAGAGAGGACGGAAGAGGGGAAAGTAATCCAAGCGTTCTGCAGTTAA
- a CDS encoding ABC-F family ATP-binding cassette domain-containing protein produces the protein MITVTNVGLRYGDRKLFEDVNIKFTPGNCYGLIGANGAGKSTFLKILSGEIEAQTGDVHMTPGERLAVLKQNHFEYEDQEVMQTVIMGHARLYEVMQEKDAIYMKADFSDEDGMRAAELEGEFAELNGWEAESEAAILLKGLGIKEDLHTKKLAELTGSEKVKVLLAQALFGKPDVLLLDEPTNNLDLQAIQWLEEFLINFENTVIVVSHDRHFLNKVCTHMADLDFGKITIYVGNYDFWYESSQLALRMAQDQNKKKEEKIKELQAFVARFSANASKSKQATSRKKLLDKISLDDIRPSSRKYPYVHFGINREIGNDLLRVEGLTKTIDGVKILDNVSFVMNKEDKIAFVGKEEIAISTLFKILMGEMEADSGTYKWGVTISQAFFPRDNSKYFEGNEPTLVEWLRQYSPEDQTESFLRGFLGRMLFSGEEVMKKPSVLSGGEKVRCMLSKMMLSGSNVLILDDPTNHLDLESITALNNGLISYKGSLMFTSHDHQFVQTIANRIIEITPKGIIDKEMPYDEYLANEDLKKQRQLMYQ, from the coding sequence ATGATTACTGTTACTAACGTTGGTCTTCGCTACGGCGACCGCAAGCTGTTTGAAGACGTTAATATAAAGTTCACACCAGGAAACTGCTATGGGTTGATCGGTGCGAACGGTGCGGGGAAATCTACGTTTTTAAAAATTTTATCTGGTGAGATTGAGGCGCAAACGGGTGACGTTCACATGACTCCGGGCGAGCGTTTAGCGGTTCTAAAACAGAACCACTTTGAGTACGAAGATCAAGAGGTTATGCAGACTGTTATTATGGGTCACGCCCGTCTTTATGAAGTGATGCAGGAGAAGGACGCAATCTACATGAAGGCTGACTTTTCTGATGAAGACGGAATGCGTGCTGCTGAACTTGAAGGTGAGTTTGCTGAGCTTAACGGTTGGGAAGCTGAGTCTGAGGCGGCTATCCTTTTAAAAGGTCTTGGTATTAAAGAGGATCTTCACACGAAAAAACTAGCGGAACTGACAGGTTCTGAAAAAGTTAAAGTTTTATTAGCACAAGCTCTTTTCGGAAAACCTGACGTTCTATTGCTGGATGAGCCTACGAACAACTTGGACCTTCAAGCGATTCAATGGCTGGAAGAGTTCTTGATCAACTTCGAGAACACCGTTATCGTTGTATCCCATGACCGTCACTTCTTAAACAAAGTATGTACGCACATGGCTGACCTTGATTTCGGAAAAATTACAATCTATGTCGGAAACTATGATTTCTGGTACGAGTCTTCTCAGCTTGCTCTTAGAATGGCGCAAGACCAAAACAAGAAGAAGGAAGAGAAGATTAAGGAATTACAGGCGTTCGTTGCCCGTTTTAGTGCAAATGCATCTAAATCGAAGCAAGCAACATCTCGTAAGAAGCTTCTTGATAAGATTTCATTGGATGATATCAGACCTTCTTCTCGTAAATATCCTTACGTACACTTTGGCATCAACCGTGAGATCGGAAACGACCTTCTCCGTGTTGAAGGGTTAACAAAAACGATTGACGGCGTTAAAATTCTTGATAATGTTAGCTTTGTAATGAACAAAGAAGATAAGATTGCTTTTGTTGGTAAAGAAGAAATTGCGATTTCAACATTGTTCAAAATTTTAATGGGTGAGATGGAAGCGGACAGCGGCACATACAAGTGGGGTGTAACGATTTCACAAGCATTCTTCCCGCGCGATAACTCCAAGTATTTTGAAGGCAACGAGCCAACACTTGTTGAGTGGCTGCGTCAATATTCTCCAGAAGACCAAACGGAAAGCTTCCTTCGCGGATTCCTTGGCCGTATGCTGTTCTCTGGCGAGGAAGTAATGAAGAAGCCATCTGTATTGTCAGGTGGAGAGAAAGTTCGCTGTATGCTTTCTAAGATGATGCTAAGCGGATCGAACGTATTGATTCTTGATGACCCAACGAACCACTTGGATCTTGAATCAATCACAGCGTTAAACAACGGTTTAATTAGCTACAAAGGTTCATTGATGTTCACATCACATGACCATCAGTTCGTTCAAACGATCGCGAATCGTATCATTGAAATCACACCAAAAGGAATCATCGATAAGGAAATGCCTTATGATGAGTACTTGGCGAACGAAGATCTGAAAAAACAGCGTCAATTGATGTATCAATAA